One part of the Deltaproteobacteria bacterium genome encodes these proteins:
- a CDS encoding MarR family transcriptional regulator — translation MDSGTKKFVDSWGMMGPVWGINASVARVHALLIASSEPISLEDIAERLGISKGNASMSLKELKNWGVVTLIKEPGDRQDYYVTDPDIWKIFIAIAKERKRREFDPVLKLVRESLPLIEKDGALVAKRFKDMDELLTTLDTLGEKFLESETVAKSILAFVSSFTKVAKTLRGKK, via the coding sequence ATGGACTCAGGCACTAAAAAATTCGTAGACTCATGGGGCATGATGGGGCCTGTGTGGGGCATAAACGCCTCTGTTGCAAGAGTGCACGCGCTCCTCATAGCCAGCAGCGAGCCCATAAGCCTCGAGGATATTGCCGAGCGTCTTGGCATAAGCAAAGGTAACGCCAGCATGAGCCTCAAGGAGCTTAAGAACTGGGGGGTCGTAACACTTATAAAGGAGCCTGGCGACAGGCAAGACTACTACGTCACCGACCCAGACATCTGGAAGATATTCATCGCTATCGCAAAAGAAAGAAAAAGGCGCGAGTTCGACCCGGTATTAAAGCTTGTCAGGGAGTCGCTGCCGTTAATCGAAAAAGACGGCGCGTTGGTGGCAAAACGGTTCAAGGACATGGATGAGCTACTCACAACCCTCGACACGCTTGGAGAAAAGTTTCTCGAGAGCGAGACGGTTGCAAAGAGCATACTGGCCTTTGTCTCGAGCTTTACGAAGGTGGCAAAAACGCTAAGAGGGAAAAAGTAA
- a CDS encoding NAD(P)H-binding protein, translating into MKEEKRVDVVTGAFGFTGSYITGLLLEKGIRVRTLTNHPKRPNPFGNTVEVFPYSFDSPGKMVEAMRGAHTVYNTYWVRYNHKDATFGQGVANAQNLIRAAIEAGVKRFVHLSIVNPDKNSPSGYFRGKALMERTLIESGLSYAILRPTVLFGDKGILINNIAWLLRRCPVFAIPGSGEYRIQPVHAMDVAKLAVALGEKTENIITDAVGPETYSFTGLVNLIKKAVGSRTVVFRTHPKIAYYLSTLINPLVGDIVIHKTEVDKIALDCLSSFSAPRCKTRLSEWLLENSDIVGRKYFSEIKMHFK; encoded by the coding sequence ATGAAAGAAGAGAAAAGAGTAGACGTGGTAACAGGCGCATTCGGATTCACCGGCAGCTACATCACCGGGCTCCTCCTTGAAAAGGGCATCAGGGTGCGCACGCTAACAAACCACCCAAAAAGGCCCAATCCGTTCGGGAACACTGTCGAGGTATTTCCCTACAGCTTCGACAGCCCCGGAAAGATGGTCGAGGCAATGCGGGGCGCCCACACCGTGTACAACACCTACTGGGTAAGGTACAACCACAAGGACGCCACCTTTGGCCAGGGGGTTGCGAACGCGCAAAACCTCATACGCGCGGCAATAGAGGCCGGGGTAAAGAGGTTCGTGCACCTTAGTATCGTGAACCCGGATAAGAACTCGCCGTCAGGGTATTTTCGCGGCAAGGCGCTGATGGAGAGAACATTGATAGAGTCAGGGCTCTCGTACGCAATACTTAGGCCAACGGTGCTCTTTGGAGATAAGGGCATACTCATAAACAACATCGCGTGGCTCCTTAGAAGGTGCCCCGTATTCGCAATACCCGGAAGCGGCGAATACAGGATACAGCCCGTGCACGCGATGGATGTTGCAAAACTTGCAGTAGCGCTTGGCGAAAAAACGGAAAACATCATAACCGACGCCGTAGGCCCGGAGACGTACTCGTTTACAGGGCTCGTAAACCTGATAAAAAAGGCGGTCGGGAGCCGCACCGTCGTATTCCGTACGCACCCGAAGATCGCGTACTATCTATCAACACTTATAAACCCGCTTGTCGGCGACATAGTGATACACAAAACAGAGGTCGACAAAATCGCGCTGGATTGCCTGTCTTCATTCTCGGCGCCAAGGTGCAAGACGAGGCTTAGTGAATGGCTGCTGGAGAATAGCGATATCGTCGGCAGGAAATACTTCTCGGAAATAAAAATGCACTTCAAATAG
- a CDS encoding NAD(P)H-binding protein — translation MEDNGRFDIVTGSFGFTGRYITRLLLEKGIRVRTLTNHPNKPNPFGSPVEVFPYNFDEPGKMVEAMRGAHTVYNTYWVRFNYGRTSYGQAVANVENLIRAAVEAKVKKFVHISIANPVEPEPGSLDYYTGKWVMENALKESGLDYAIIRPTLIYGPEDILINNIAYFLRRFPFFAVPGDGSYRVQPVYIEDVARLAVELSESKDNVVCDAVGPEIYSFRELVHSIKKHTGGRAIVLKAPRIAAYLCSRMLDPLVKDVVLIWGEVTRLMEERLVSRHPPLCSTRFSEWIRANGGSVGVKYSSELERHFK, via the coding sequence ATGGAAGATAACGGACGTTTCGACATAGTAACAGGCTCGTTCGGTTTTACCGGAAGATACATCACAAGGCTCCTCCTCGAGAAAGGCATCAGGGTGCGCACGCTAACGAACCACCCAAATAAGCCAAATCCGTTTGGAAGCCCGGTCGAGGTCTTCCCGTATAACTTCGATGAGCCAGGAAAAATGGTAGAAGCAATGCGGGGCGCCCACACCGTGTACAACACCTACTGGGTGAGGTTCAACTACGGCAGAACAAGCTACGGCCAGGCCGTTGCCAACGTCGAGAACCTGATACGCGCGGCAGTGGAGGCAAAGGTAAAGAAGTTCGTGCACATAAGCATCGCAAACCCAGTGGAGCCAGAGCCCGGCTCCCTCGACTACTATACGGGGAAATGGGTGATGGAGAACGCGCTAAAGGAGTCAGGGCTCGATTACGCGATAATACGGCCGACACTGATATATGGCCCTGAGGACATCCTCATAAACAACATCGCGTACTTTCTACGCCGCTTTCCGTTCTTCGCAGTGCCGGGGGACGGCTCCTACAGGGTGCAGCCCGTGTATATAGAGGACGTTGCAAGGCTTGCGGTGGAGCTCTCGGAAAGTAAAGATAACGTCGTATGCGACGCCGTAGGGCCGGAGATATATTCCTTCAGAGAGCTCGTGCACTCTATCAAGAAGCATACGGGTGGCCGCGCAATCGTATTAAAGGCCCCTCGCATTGCGGCGTATCTTTGCTCCAGAATGCTCGACCCGCTTGTAAAGGACGTCGTGCTCATCTGGGGCGAGGTAACACGCCTTATGGAGGAGCGGCTCGTCTCCAGGCACCCTCCTCTATGTTCCACGCGCTTTAGCGAGTGGATACGGGCAAACGGCGGTAGTGTAGGCGTAAAGTACTCATCGGAACTCGAACGGCATTTTAAATAA
- a CDS encoding DMT family transporter: MHSDNASIKGYALVILSSLGFSFIPVLASFAYTRYSVDPTTLALMRTYVALPFFAIALATTEGSNVFKITLKELAFYAFLGAVCGGLSMLFAFHSVEFVGASVSTVLIFTYPAMTVALGTFFFKEKGSATKFIAAFIVFIGLLLVLNVGGSGHPINRTGILLALTAAFLFALYHIYCEQAMKKSAPLKVLSMNMLMLTVFLTVILGIRTYPLDSGLWAIALILGSVCGFLSMLAFQFGLKELGAAKTALISSLGPVFTATWAYFALSETLSATQIIGMLVVIGGIIMLELLAIAERKKRKALDAAL, translated from the coding sequence ATGCATAGCGACAACGCATCCATAAAAGGCTACGCGCTTGTGATACTGTCATCTCTCGGATTCTCGTTTATCCCGGTGCTGGCGTCCTTTGCCTACACACGCTACAGCGTAGACCCCACTACCCTTGCGCTGATGCGCACGTACGTTGCGTTGCCGTTCTTTGCCATAGCGCTTGCTACGACCGAGGGCTCAAACGTCTTCAAGATAACACTAAAGGAACTGGCATTCTACGCCTTCCTTGGCGCGGTGTGCGGCGGCCTCTCGATGCTTTTTGCCTTTCACTCCGTCGAGTTCGTCGGCGCATCCGTCTCAACGGTACTTATATTCACCTACCCTGCCATGACGGTAGCGCTTGGCACTTTTTTCTTCAAGGAAAAGGGGTCGGCAACGAAGTTCATTGCCGCGTTCATCGTCTTTATCGGATTGCTGCTTGTCCTTAACGTCGGAGGCTCCGGGCACCCCATAAACAGGACAGGCATCCTTCTTGCGCTTACCGCGGCCTTTCTTTTCGCTCTTTACCACATATACTGCGAACAGGCGATGAAAAAGAGCGCGCCATTAAAAGTCCTCTCCATGAACATGCTGATGCTTACGGTGTTCCTGACGGTTATCCTCGGCATCAGGACATACCCGCTGGACTCGGGGCTCTGGGCCATAGCTCTTATACTCGGAAGCGTGTGCGGGTTTCTCTCGATGCTCGCATTCCAGTTTGGCCTAAAGGAGCTTGGCGCGGCAAAAACAGCGCTCATAAGCTCGCTTGGCCCGGTATTTACTGCAACATGGGCGTACTTTGCGCTCTCTGAGACATTGTCCGCTACACAGATAATCGGGATGCTTGTGGTTATAGGCGGGATTATTATGCTTGAACTACTGGCAATAGCAGAACGCAAAAAGCGCAAAGCCCTCGACGCGGCCCTTTAG